The genomic segment GTCGAGCGCCTGTAGAGTGCGCGCCTCCATGCTCTTGAGCAGTTCCTTGAGCTTGTTCCAGAGCAATTCAATGGGATTGAGGTCCGGCGAGTAAGGGGGAAGGAAGAGAACATGGGCACCGGCGGCACGGATACG from the Cystobacter ferrugineus genome contains:
- a CDS encoding transposase, with the protein product RIRAAGAHVLFLPPYSPDLNPIELLWNKLKELLKSMEARTLQALDDAIARAMDLITCEDIDGWFRHCGYKI